The Micavibrio sp. TMED2 genome has a window encoding:
- a CDS encoding C4-dicarboxylate ABC transporter permease — MTPEWIGVIGLAALFGLLLLRMPVALAMLAIGVGGNYALSIAEPYLRFAPYLAQFKSLLWGTVSSYELSVVPLFILMGCVAGQAGLSRDLFRGLHALFGRIRGGVAMAAIGACAGFGAVSGSSIATSSTMGRVALPALDSLGYAPRLATGTLAAGGTLGILIPPSVALVIYAIIVEASIIEMFQAAALPGILAVVFFLATIAIAVRLRPADAPAATPLDPIERRKALKRLIPVALLFGGIVLGLGMGLFTPTPAAAIGAFAVIAYGFALRFITDDGLTLSGLTTAIRETAVTSGMIYFILFGAEVLKTFFSRAGLPQLLADWAMNSGYEPFMMLAIMLALLILLGCFMDSLSMILVVVPFFWPVLATLNGGDFVLAQDAAFGMDTESLKLWFGILALVVVELGLITPPVGLNVFIIAQLAPRVPMGDIFRGVLPFFLVELLRIALLVALPVLTLGLPGLLR, encoded by the coding sequence ATGACCCCGGAATGGATCGGCGTTATTGGCCTTGCCGCCCTGTTCGGCCTCCTGCTGCTGCGGATGCCGGTAGCGCTCGCCATGCTGGCAATCGGTGTCGGCGGCAATTACGCCCTCAGCATCGCCGAGCCTTATCTGCGCTTTGCCCCCTATCTCGCCCAGTTCAAAAGCCTGCTCTGGGGCACGGTATCGAGCTATGAGCTTTCGGTTGTGCCGCTGTTCATCCTGATGGGCTGTGTCGCCGGGCAGGCCGGGTTGAGCCGTGATCTGTTTCGTGGTCTGCACGCACTGTTCGGGCGCATTCGCGGCGGCGTTGCCATGGCTGCCATCGGTGCCTGTGCCGGTTTCGGTGCGGTTTCCGGCTCTTCCATCGCCACCTCATCGACCATGGGACGGGTCGCCCTGCCCGCCCTCGACAGCCTCGGCTATGCCCCACGGCTGGCGACCGGCACGCTGGCGGCGGGCGGAACGCTCGGCATCCTGATCCCCCCATCGGTGGCGCTGGTCATCTATGCCATCATCGTCGAGGCATCAATTATCGAGATGTTTCAGGCTGCGGCCCTGCCCGGCATCCTCGCCGTTGTTTTCTTCCTTGCCACCATCGCCATCGCCGTGCGCCTCCGGCCCGCTGATGCACCGGCAGCCACCCCGCTCGATCCGATTGAGCGCCGCAAGGCCCTGAAACGCCTGATCCCGGTGGCCCTGCTGTTCGGCGGCATCGTCCTCGGTCTGGGCATGGGGCTGTTCACCCCGACCCCGGCGGCGGCCATCGGTGCCTTTGCCGTCATCGCCTATGGTTTCGCACTCCGGTTCATCACCGATGACGGCCTGACCCTGAGCGGCCTGACCACCGCCATCCGGGAAACCGCCGTCACCAGCGGCATGATCTATTTCATCCTGTTCGGTGCGGAAGTGCTCAAGACCTTCTTCAGCCGTGCCGGCCTGCCGCAACTGCTGGCCGACTGGGCGATGAACAGCGGCTATGAGCCGTTCATGATGCTGGCGATCATGCTGGCGCTGTTGATCCTGCTCGGCTGCTTCATGGACAGCCTGTCGATGATCCTTGTGGTGGTGCCGTTCTTCTGGCCGGTGCTGGCGACGCTCAATGGCGGCGACTTCGTACTGGCGCAGGATGCCGCCTTCGGCATGGATACCGAGAGCCTGAAACTGTGGTTCGGCATCCTCGCCCTCGTGGTGGTGGAGCTCGGGCTGATTACACCACCGGTGGGCCTCAACGTCTTCATCATCGCGCAACTGGCCCCGAGAGTGCCGATGGGCGATATATTCAGAGGCGTCTTGCCGTTTTTCTTGGTCGAACTGCTCCGGATCGCGCTATTGGTTGCCCTGCCCGTCCTGACCCTCGGCCTGCCCGGCCTGTTGCGCTGA
- a CDS encoding C4-dicarboxylate ABC transporter substrate-binding protein codes for MRRPVFPRLLASLALATTALFIAALSIAAQPGTAQADEPVTLTLHHFLSPKSATHTKFLQPWAERVEEQSGGALKIRLFPSMSLGGKPPELYRQARDGSADIVWTLIGYTPGVFPRSEVFELATVHRGSAAATNVAIQEMFDDIADDYTDIHPILVHVHAGNALHMSEKLVRQPADLTGVKLRTPSRTGAWMIEAFGAEPVGMPVPELPQALARGTVEGALLPFEVMPPMKLDQLTKHSIEGVDGQRFGTSVFLFAMNKDRYNALPDNLKAVIDANSGMAIARDVGLVWDGNEADGKAAQEASGGTIEKLSTDEMAAFTELSEGVTERWIAEMKDRGIDGANLVEKARTAIAKQQNLH; via the coding sequence ATGCGCCGACCTGTTTTCCCCCGCCTTCTCGCCTCACTTGCCCTTGCAACCACCGCCCTGTTTATCGCCGCCTTGTCTATCGCCGCCCAGCCGGGGACCGCACAGGCCGATGAGCCGGTGACCCTGACACTGCATCACTTCCTGAGCCCGAAATCGGCAACCCATACGAAATTCCTCCAGCCATGGGCCGAGCGGGTCGAAGAACAATCCGGCGGTGCCCTGAAAATCCGCCTGTTCCCGTCCATGTCTCTCGGTGGCAAGCCGCCGGAGCTGTACCGGCAGGCGCGTGACGGTTCGGCGGATATTGTCTGGACCCTGATCGGTTATACCCCTGGCGTCTTCCCGCGCTCGGAAGTCTTCGAGCTGGCGACAGTGCACCGGGGCAGTGCTGCTGCTACCAATGTCGCCATTCAGGAAATGTTCGACGACATTGCCGATGACTACACCGACATTCACCCGATCCTTGTCCATGTCCATGCCGGCAACGCCCTGCATATGAGCGAGAAACTGGTGCGCCAACCGGCTGACCTTACTGGCGTCAAACTGCGCACGCCATCACGTACCGGTGCCTGGATGATCGAGGCCTTCGGTGCCGAGCCGGTCGGTATGCCGGTGCCGGAACTGCCACAGGCCCTTGCCCGCGGCACGGTTGAAGGCGCGCTGCTGCCGTTCGAGGTCATGCCGCCAATGAAACTCGATCAGTTGACAAAACACTCTATTGAGGGTGTGGATGGCCAGCGTTTCGGTACTTCCGTGTTCCTGTTCGCCATGAATAAAGACCGCTACAATGCCCTGCCCGACAATCTGAAGGCCGTCATTGATGCCAATTCCGGCATGGCAATCGCCCGCGATGTCGGCCTCGTCTGGGACGGCAATGAAGCCGATGGCAAGGCAGCACAAGAAGCCTCCGGCGGCACAATCGAAAAGCTGTCCACCGATGAAATGGCCGCCTTTACCGAATTGTCAGAAGGTGTTACTGAGCGCTGGATTGCGGAGATGAAGGATCGTGGCATTGATGGTGCCAACCTCGTCGAAAAAGCCCGCACCGCCATCGCCAAACAACAGAACCTGCATTAA